The following coding sequences are from one Musa acuminata AAA Group cultivar baxijiao chromosome BXJ2-4, Cavendish_Baxijiao_AAA, whole genome shotgun sequence window:
- the GBSSII-1 gene encoding granule-bound starch synthase 2, chloroplastic/amyloplastic isoform X2, with product MTSFGSQTFLLEAWNGGGNSPVVHQSKPSCGSRPPVVAAYCRENGIGPGGGGCRVRFRMRRRRSEVLVGVEKGTGLRATGKGSSFEGEGGIGDDIVAGGYVDVDSAQATVNKRKKVLAMQQDLIQQIVERRKQISYLESRAAEADQDINYYLKDRRNISFNPSPSHLVTNGKYNVCTVSEGSVPSTESKMSESRNSPMKTGESDDSLQSERLSPNPLGLAKDTDLDTTNPVEPIFLVKEPERSVKDENAENQTEAEFDSVDPEADTDPEEENMDDPPLAGVNVMNVIVVAAECAPWSKTGGLGDVAGALPKALARRGHRVMVVVPRYGNYAEPKDTGVRRCYKVYRQDMEVSYFHSYIDGVDFVFVDHPVFQHQENNIYGGNRPDILKQMILFCKAAVEVPWHVPCGGVCYGDGNLAFIANDWHTALLPVYLKAYYRDKGLMKYARSVLVIHNIAHQGRGPVEDFFHLDLPEKYMDLFTLYDPIGGDHFNIFAAGLKTADRVVTVSHGYAWELKTSQGGWGLHGIINDSDWKFRGIVNGIDIKDWNPELDVHLSSDGYTNYSSETVKTGKLHCKAALQKELGLPVRRNVPVIGFIGRLDHQKGVDLIAEAMPWMVAQDVQLVMLGTGRPDLEEMLRKFERENHDKVRGWVGFSVKMAHRITAGADILLMPSRFEPCGLNQLYAMKYGTVPVVHAVGGLRDTVVPFDPFKETGYGWTFERAESGMLVHALGNCLNTYWNHKKSWEGLRTRGMTQDLSWDNAAKHYEEVLVAAKYQW from the exons ATGACGTCTTTCGGTTCTCAGACTTTCCTCCTCGAGGCCTGGAATGGCGGTGGTAACAGCCCCGTTGTCCACCAGAGCAAGCCGAGCTGCGGCAGCAGGCCGCCAGTCGTGGCGGCGTATTGCAGGGAGAATGGTATTGGTCCCGGCGGAGGTGGGTGCCGGGTGAGGTTCCggatgagaaggagaagaagcgaGGTTTTGGTCGGGGTGGAGAAGGGGACGGGCCTTCGGGCCACCGGAAAAGGTAGCAGCTTTGAGGGGGAGGGGGGAATAGGGGATGATATTGTTGCTGGTGGCTATGTCGATGTCGATTCAGCTCAGGCTACTGTGAACAAGAGAAAGAAGGTTCTGGCAATGCAGCAGGACTTGATCCAGCAG ATTGTGGAAAGAAGGAAACAAATTTCATATTTAGAAAGCAGAGCTGCTGAAGCAGATCaggatataaattattatttgaaaGATCGTAGAAACATCAGTTTCAACCCAAGTCCAAGTCATCTTGTGACAAATGGAAAATACAATGTCTGCACTGTTTCTGAAGGTTCAGTCCCGTCTACTGAATCTAAGATGTCTGAATCTAGAAATTCTCCAATGAAAACAGGAGAAAGTGATGATAGCCTACAATCTGAACGTTTAAGTCCCAATCCTCTTGGATTAGCGAAGGATACCGATCTCGATACTACAAATCCTGTTGAGCCAATATTTCTAGTAAAAGAGCCTGAAAGGAGTGTCAAAGATGAGAATGCTGAGAACCAAACGGAAGCAGAGTTTGATAGTGTAGATCCTGAAGCTGATACAGATCCTGAGGAGGAGAATATGGATGACCCTCCTTTAGCTGGGGTGAATGTCATGAATGTGATAGTGGTAGCTGCAGAATGTGCTCCTTGGTCCAAAACAG GAGGGCTTGGAGATGTGGCTGGGGCTCTGCCAAAAGCTTTGGCTAGAAGAGGGCATCGGGTTATG GTTGTTGTCCCAAGGTATGGCAATTATGCAGAACCCAAAGATACAGGTGTTCGCAGATGCTATAAAGTTTATAGGCAG GATATGGAAGTGTCTTATTTTCATTCTTACATTGATGGTGTGGACTTTGTATTTGTCGATCATCCGGTTTTCCAACACCAAGAGAATAACATTTATGGGGGAAACCGACCG GACATCTTGAAACAGATGATTTTGTTCTGCAAGGCAGCCGTAGAG GTCCCTTGGCACGTTCCCTGCGGTGGTGTCTGCTATGGAGATGGAAACTTGGCTTTCATCGCGAATGACTGGCACACAGCACTTCTACCTGTTTATCTGAAGGCATATTATCGCGACAAGGGCTTGATGAAGTATGCCAGATCTGTTCTGGTGATCCACAACATAGCACACCAG GGCCGCGGTCCTGTAGAGGATTTCTTCCATTTGGACTTGCCGGAGAAGTACATGGACCTCTTCACATTGTATGATCCGATTGGAGGTGACCACTTCAACATCTTCGCCGCTGGGCTGAAGACCGCCGACCGCGTCGTGACCGTCAGCCATGGCTACGCATGGGAGCTCAAAACTTCCCAAGGTGGCTGGGGACTTCACGGGATCATAAACGACAGCGACTGGAAGTTCCGAGGCATCGTTAATGGCATCGACATAAAGGACTGGAACCCCGAACTGGACGTCCACTTGAGCTCCGACGGCTACACCAACTACTCCTCGGAAACAGTCAAAACCGGGAAACTCCATTGCAAGGCGGCACTGCAGAAGGAGCTCGGCCTACCTGTTCGACGAAATGTCCCCGTGATCGGCTTCATCGGGAGGCTGGATCACCAGAAGGGCGTGGACCTCATCGCGGAGGCCATGCCGTGGATGGTTGCCCAGGACGTGCAGCTGGTCATGTTGGGCACCGGAAGGCCGGACCTGGAGGAGATGCTGAGGAAGTTCGAGAGAGAGAACCATGACAAGGTCAGGGGATGGGTTGGGTTCTCGGTGAAGATGGCGCACAGGATAACTGCAGGCGCGGACATCCTGCTCATGCCGTCGAGGTTCGAGCCGTGCGGGCTGAACCAGCTGTACGCCATGAAGTACGGGACGGTGCCGGTGGTGCACGCCGTGGGCGGGCTTCGGGATACCGTCGTCCCCTTTGACCCCTTCAAGGAGACGGGCTACGGGTGGACGTTCGAGAGGGCGGAGTCGGGGATGCTGGTCCATGCACTGGGCAACTGCTTGAACACCTACTGGAATCACAAGAAGAGTTGGGAGGGGCTTCGGACGAGAGGGATGACACAGGATCTGAGCTGGGATAATGCTGCTAAGCATTACGAGGAAGTCCTCGTTGCGGCCAAGTACCAATGGTGA
- the GBSSII-1 gene encoding granule-bound starch synthase 2, chloroplastic/amyloplastic isoform X1 produces MTSFGSQTFLLEAWNGGGNSPVVHQSKPSCGSRPPVVAAYCRENGIGPGGGGCRVRFRMRRRRSEVLVGVEKGTGLRATGKGSSFEGEGGIGDDIVAGGYVDVDSAQATVNKRKKVLAMQQDLIQQIVERRKQISYLESRAAEADQDINYYLKDRRNISFNPSPSHLVTNGKYNVCTVSEGSVPSTESKMSESRNSPMKTGESDDSLQSERLSPNPLGLAKDTDLDTTNPVEPIFLVKEPERSVKDENAENQTEAEFDSVDPEADTDPEEENMDDPPLAGVNVMNVIVVAAECAPWSKTGGLGDVAGALPKALARRGHRVMVVVPRYGNYAEPKDTGTCFIQLLSYFGVQDMEVSYFHSYIDGVDFVFVDHPVFQHQENNIYGGNRPDILKQMILFCKAAVEVPWHVPCGGVCYGDGNLAFIANDWHTALLPVYLKAYYRDKGLMKYARSVLVIHNIAHQGRGPVEDFFHLDLPEKYMDLFTLYDPIGGDHFNIFAAGLKTADRVVTVSHGYAWELKTSQGGWGLHGIINDSDWKFRGIVNGIDIKDWNPELDVHLSSDGYTNYSSETVKTGKLHCKAALQKELGLPVRRNVPVIGFIGRLDHQKGVDLIAEAMPWMVAQDVQLVMLGTGRPDLEEMLRKFERENHDKVRGWVGFSVKMAHRITAGADILLMPSRFEPCGLNQLYAMKYGTVPVVHAVGGLRDTVVPFDPFKETGYGWTFERAESGMLVHALGNCLNTYWNHKKSWEGLRTRGMTQDLSWDNAAKHYEEVLVAAKYQW; encoded by the exons ATGACGTCTTTCGGTTCTCAGACTTTCCTCCTCGAGGCCTGGAATGGCGGTGGTAACAGCCCCGTTGTCCACCAGAGCAAGCCGAGCTGCGGCAGCAGGCCGCCAGTCGTGGCGGCGTATTGCAGGGAGAATGGTATTGGTCCCGGCGGAGGTGGGTGCCGGGTGAGGTTCCggatgagaaggagaagaagcgaGGTTTTGGTCGGGGTGGAGAAGGGGACGGGCCTTCGGGCCACCGGAAAAGGTAGCAGCTTTGAGGGGGAGGGGGGAATAGGGGATGATATTGTTGCTGGTGGCTATGTCGATGTCGATTCAGCTCAGGCTACTGTGAACAAGAGAAAGAAGGTTCTGGCAATGCAGCAGGACTTGATCCAGCAG ATTGTGGAAAGAAGGAAACAAATTTCATATTTAGAAAGCAGAGCTGCTGAAGCAGATCaggatataaattattatttgaaaGATCGTAGAAACATCAGTTTCAACCCAAGTCCAAGTCATCTTGTGACAAATGGAAAATACAATGTCTGCACTGTTTCTGAAGGTTCAGTCCCGTCTACTGAATCTAAGATGTCTGAATCTAGAAATTCTCCAATGAAAACAGGAGAAAGTGATGATAGCCTACAATCTGAACGTTTAAGTCCCAATCCTCTTGGATTAGCGAAGGATACCGATCTCGATACTACAAATCCTGTTGAGCCAATATTTCTAGTAAAAGAGCCTGAAAGGAGTGTCAAAGATGAGAATGCTGAGAACCAAACGGAAGCAGAGTTTGATAGTGTAGATCCTGAAGCTGATACAGATCCTGAGGAGGAGAATATGGATGACCCTCCTTTAGCTGGGGTGAATGTCATGAATGTGATAGTGGTAGCTGCAGAATGTGCTCCTTGGTCCAAAACAG GAGGGCTTGGAGATGTGGCTGGGGCTCTGCCAAAAGCTTTGGCTAGAAGAGGGCATCGGGTTATG GTTGTTGTCCCAAGGTATGGCAATTATGCAGAACCCAAAGATACAGGT ACATGTTTCATTCAATTGCTGTCATACTTTGGGGTGCAGGATATGGAAGTGTCTTATTTTCATTCTTACATTGATGGTGTGGACTTTGTATTTGTCGATCATCCGGTTTTCCAACACCAAGAGAATAACATTTATGGGGGAAACCGACCG GACATCTTGAAACAGATGATTTTGTTCTGCAAGGCAGCCGTAGAG GTCCCTTGGCACGTTCCCTGCGGTGGTGTCTGCTATGGAGATGGAAACTTGGCTTTCATCGCGAATGACTGGCACACAGCACTTCTACCTGTTTATCTGAAGGCATATTATCGCGACAAGGGCTTGATGAAGTATGCCAGATCTGTTCTGGTGATCCACAACATAGCACACCAG GGCCGCGGTCCTGTAGAGGATTTCTTCCATTTGGACTTGCCGGAGAAGTACATGGACCTCTTCACATTGTATGATCCGATTGGAGGTGACCACTTCAACATCTTCGCCGCTGGGCTGAAGACCGCCGACCGCGTCGTGACCGTCAGCCATGGCTACGCATGGGAGCTCAAAACTTCCCAAGGTGGCTGGGGACTTCACGGGATCATAAACGACAGCGACTGGAAGTTCCGAGGCATCGTTAATGGCATCGACATAAAGGACTGGAACCCCGAACTGGACGTCCACTTGAGCTCCGACGGCTACACCAACTACTCCTCGGAAACAGTCAAAACCGGGAAACTCCATTGCAAGGCGGCACTGCAGAAGGAGCTCGGCCTACCTGTTCGACGAAATGTCCCCGTGATCGGCTTCATCGGGAGGCTGGATCACCAGAAGGGCGTGGACCTCATCGCGGAGGCCATGCCGTGGATGGTTGCCCAGGACGTGCAGCTGGTCATGTTGGGCACCGGAAGGCCGGACCTGGAGGAGATGCTGAGGAAGTTCGAGAGAGAGAACCATGACAAGGTCAGGGGATGGGTTGGGTTCTCGGTGAAGATGGCGCACAGGATAACTGCAGGCGCGGACATCCTGCTCATGCCGTCGAGGTTCGAGCCGTGCGGGCTGAACCAGCTGTACGCCATGAAGTACGGGACGGTGCCGGTGGTGCACGCCGTGGGCGGGCTTCGGGATACCGTCGTCCCCTTTGACCCCTTCAAGGAGACGGGCTACGGGTGGACGTTCGAGAGGGCGGAGTCGGGGATGCTGGTCCATGCACTGGGCAACTGCTTGAACACCTACTGGAATCACAAGAAGAGTTGGGAGGGGCTTCGGACGAGAGGGATGACACAGGATCTGAGCTGGGATAATGCTGCTAAGCATTACGAGGAAGTCCTCGTTGCGGCCAAGTACCAATGGTGA